The following are encoded in a window of Solibacillus sp. FSL R7-0668 genomic DNA:
- a CDS encoding tetratricopeptide repeat protein, with protein sequence MKFQFELKGEQFNPNEWASDNCHLVGDLQIYVDGQLYFTETHITIVGLAKELGKWLAAMRHDLRCNFIYHLIDRDEPILLFDIQQNRMKLHSPIEQFEPPALPVETVKYAVLRFLVALNEQLHKIDYIEKLDRFLTGVVTENTKAILLLEQNEYEESLALFKKLAEEAPSVQSLNNYAWMFLREEEDRDEAERLLQQVLAFEPQSSFPYMMLGEIAIHKQQFEEAKSYLQQALTFSETEEATYNLALAHFQLGAYEQAAQTFALCVGDSGLTQLHEVVSWVYAGVHDKAKALLEGWNDEADDYTGAIEIADVYVELGQFVEAREQFEKEWSSYYTSPYIVSRFAYTLWRLQDKDACHSLIHQAIQQNKEEIKDEQQAELDEHWTAQDRDERIVELTERQHTLEALWQRLENGSVPAFEYDMYPMSGCQLFGCVQHGNLEYEGA encoded by the coding sequence GTGAAATTTCAATTTGAGCTTAAAGGCGAGCAATTTAATCCTAATGAGTGGGCAAGTGACAATTGCCATTTAGTTGGAGACTTACAAATTTATGTGGATGGACAGCTGTATTTTACCGAAACACATATAACTATAGTAGGGCTCGCAAAGGAGCTTGGGAAATGGCTAGCTGCAATGCGACATGATTTACGATGCAATTTTATCTATCATTTGATTGATCGAGATGAGCCGATACTACTGTTTGATATACAGCAAAATCGTATGAAGCTGCATTCACCCATTGAACAATTTGAGCCGCCAGCATTACCAGTTGAAACAGTGAAATATGCGGTCCTTCGTTTTTTAGTTGCTTTGAATGAACAGCTTCACAAAATCGATTATATCGAGAAGTTGGACCGTTTTTTGACGGGTGTTGTAACGGAAAATACGAAGGCTATACTGCTGCTTGAGCAGAATGAATATGAGGAGTCATTGGCGTTGTTTAAAAAGCTTGCTGAGGAAGCACCTTCTGTTCAAAGCTTAAACAATTATGCCTGGATGTTTTTGCGAGAGGAAGAAGACCGTGACGAGGCGGAAAGACTACTGCAGCAAGTACTGGCATTTGAGCCACAGTCATCCTTTCCCTATATGATGCTCGGTGAAATTGCGATACATAAACAGCAGTTTGAGGAAGCGAAAAGCTATTTACAGCAGGCTCTTACATTTAGCGAAACAGAAGAAGCAACCTACAATTTAGCACTTGCCCATTTTCAGCTTGGTGCGTACGAGCAAGCGGCACAAACGTTTGCACTTTGTGTGGGTGATTCAGGGCTGACACAGCTGCATGAGGTTGTTTCTTGGGTATACGCAGGGGTGCATGATAAGGCAAAGGCATTGTTAGAGGGCTGGAATGATGAAGCGGATGACTACACAGGTGCGATAGAAATAGCAGACGTTTACGTGGAACTAGGTCAATTTGTGGAGGCTCGTGAGCAGTTTGAAAAAGAGTGGAGCAGCTATTACACTTCGCCGTATATCGTCAGTCGTTTTGCCTATACATTATGGCGATTACAGGACAAAGATGCTTGTCATTCGTTGATTCACCAAGCAATCCAGCAAAATAAAGAGGAAATAAAAGATGAACAGCAGGCTGAACTCGATGAACATTGGACAGCGCAGGATCGTGATGAGCGTATTGTAGAATTAACCGAGCGACAACATACGCTAGAAGCTTTATGGCAACGCCTCGAAAATGGCTCCGTGCCTGCGTTTGAATATGATATGTATCCTATGAGCGGCTGCCAGCTATTTGGCTGTGTGCAGCATGGAAATTTGGAGTATGAAGGAGCTTAA
- a CDS encoding YrvL family regulatory protein → MEASQIKNLKIIVICTSILGIALLGFAIFEYIFLKIFGLQYNSIGALLLFFVLYVFLEMPLSLIANALPKALKSLDIIQSSKGWLSIILNTCLTFGLIKVIDTFMDTISITWQGALLFALITALINWKLGEQDDEPPMRDSEEFKQIEQRLSSKK, encoded by the coding sequence CTGGAGGCATCACAAATAAAGAACTTAAAAATAATCGTTATATGTACATCTATCCTAGGCATAGCTTTATTAGGATTTGCTATTTTTGAATACATATTTCTAAAGATTTTCGGGCTACAATACAATTCAATTGGTGCTTTATTATTATTCTTTGTGCTGTATGTATTTCTTGAAATGCCCCTTTCACTCATTGCAAATGCGCTACCAAAAGCTTTAAAATCGCTGGACATTATCCAATCAAGTAAAGGTTGGTTATCAATCATACTTAATACCTGCCTCACATTTGGGCTAATTAAAGTAATCGATACCTTTATGGATACGATTTCGATTACTTGGCAAGGCGCACTTTTATTCGCACTTATTACCGCACTAATCAATTGGAAATTAGGCGAGCAAGATGATGAACCACCAATGAGAGATAGCGAGGAATTTAAGCAAATAGAACAGAGATTGAGCTCTAAAAAATAA